A DNA window from Corynebacterium ciconiae DSM 44920 contains the following coding sequences:
- a CDS encoding NupC/NupG family nucleoside CNT transporter: MDRFQGLIGIFVIFAVLIALSSNRRQINWRTLGVGLLLQVSFALLVLKWTPGFHALEAVSSAIEKLIDYTNEGTSFVFGPLFGDNMGFIFALNVLPVIIFLGAIIGALYYLRILQWFVEIVGTALRKVLGVSKIEGVWASTVVFLGQSEAPLVIKPWLPKLTRSELFTCMSGGFAAVAGSTLVGYSLLGAPLPYLLAASVMNAPGSLMVAKALMPETEESQVNANVREVRDEDSRNIIDAIGAGALSGGRIAVTVACLLVAFIAGIAMINAGIGGIGSIFGQENWSLEGLFGVLLAPLAWAIGVPWEEASLVGNFIGQKTILNEFVGYTAFSEHVDDLSAKSVMLTSFALAGFANFSSIAIQIGSFGALVPEHRSEVAELGIKALFAGFCTNMLNAAIVGIIAL; this comes from the coding sequence ATGGATCGCTTCCAAGGCCTCATCGGCATATTTGTGATCTTCGCAGTGCTCATCGCACTGTCTTCGAACCGCCGCCAGATTAATTGGCGCACCCTCGGCGTGGGACTGCTGCTGCAGGTCTCCTTCGCGCTGCTGGTGCTGAAGTGGACCCCGGGCTTCCACGCCCTCGAGGCCGTCTCCAGCGCGATCGAGAAACTGATCGACTACACCAACGAAGGCACCTCCTTCGTTTTCGGCCCACTCTTCGGCGATAACATGGGCTTCATCTTCGCCCTCAACGTGCTGCCGGTGATCATCTTCCTCGGCGCCATCATCGGCGCCCTGTACTACCTGCGCATCCTGCAATGGTTCGTGGAGATCGTGGGCACCGCACTGCGCAAGGTGCTGGGCGTGTCCAAGATCGAAGGCGTGTGGGCCTCCACGGTGGTCTTCCTTGGCCAATCCGAGGCGCCGCTGGTGATCAAGCCCTGGTTGCCCAAGCTCACCCGCTCCGAGCTGTTTACCTGCATGTCCGGCGGTTTCGCCGCCGTGGCCGGCTCCACCTTGGTGGGCTACTCTCTACTGGGCGCCCCCCTGCCCTATCTGCTGGCCGCGTCTGTGATGAACGCCCCCGGCTCACTCATGGTGGCCAAGGCACTTATGCCAGAGACCGAGGAATCCCAAGTGAACGCGAACGTGCGCGAGGTGCGCGATGAGGATTCCCGCAACATCATCGATGCTATCGGCGCCGGCGCGCTCTCCGGCGGCCGTATCGCCGTGACCGTGGCCTGCCTGCTGGTGGCCTTCATCGCCGGTATCGCCATGATCAATGCCGGTATCGGTGGCATCGGCAGCATCTTCGGCCAGGAAAACTGGTCGCTGGAGGGCCTGTTCGGCGTGCTGCTCGCCCCGCTCGCGTGGGCGATCGGTGTGCCCTGGGAAGAGGCTAGCCTGGTGGGTAACTTCATCGGCCAGAAGACCATTCTCAACGAGTTCGTCGGCTACACCGCCTTCTCCGAGCACGTGGATGATCTCTCCGCAAAGTCCGTGATGCTCACCTCCTTCGCCCTAGCTGGGTTCGCGAACTTCTCCTCCATCGCCATCCAGATCGGCTCCTTCGGTGCCCTTGTTCCCGAGCACCGCTCCGAAGTCGCCGAGCTGGGCATCAAGGCCCTGTTCGCCGGCTTCTGCACCAACATGCTCAACGCCGCCATCGTGGGCATCATCGCCCTATAA
- a CDS encoding sugar-binding transcriptional regulator, which produces MDARDEQALRAAKLYYESAMSQAEVASEMGVSRPTVAKLLQHARERGYVVIQILDPREQRGHVAETLVERFGQYGLKEVRVAQVARDSSEEILKELGRMGALVLQEHVEDGQLVGVSWGNTMYAVARALSDTPRQGVEIVQLKGGLSYSKRSSNDIETINLFCRAFGAYARTLPLPVIFDNAETKTVVEQDRLISHTLELGAQTDVAIFTVGAVRRDSLPLSMGYLSEEEIQQLERDAVGDACSRFFTSEGAIAAPSVDERTVGISLSDLAARPVRILVAGGLSKVEAIAAALRMGLATHLVIDHHTACAILER; this is translated from the coding sequence AATCTGCGATGAGCCAGGCTGAGGTGGCTAGCGAGATGGGGGTCTCGCGCCCCACGGTGGCGAAGCTGTTGCAGCACGCCCGGGAACGCGGCTATGTGGTGATCCAGATTTTGGATCCGCGCGAGCAGCGTGGCCACGTGGCCGAAACCTTGGTGGAGCGCTTTGGCCAGTATGGGCTCAAGGAGGTGCGGGTGGCCCAGGTGGCTCGTGATAGCTCGGAGGAGATCCTCAAGGAGCTCGGCCGCATGGGGGCCCTGGTGCTGCAGGAGCACGTGGAAGACGGCCAGCTGGTGGGGGTTAGTTGGGGAAACACCATGTACGCGGTGGCTCGGGCGCTCAGCGACACCCCGCGCCAAGGCGTGGAGATCGTGCAGCTCAAGGGAGGGTTGAGCTATAGCAAACGTTCCAGTAACGATATCGAGACCATTAATCTCTTTTGTCGCGCCTTCGGCGCCTATGCCCGCACCCTGCCGCTGCCGGTGATTTTTGATAATGCCGAAACCAAAACCGTGGTGGAACAGGATCGGCTGATCAGCCACACCCTAGAGCTGGGCGCGCAGACGGACGTAGCCATCTTTACTGTGGGCGCGGTGCGCCGTGATTCCCTGCCGTTGTCGATGGGCTACCTCAGTGAGGAGGAAATCCAGCAGCTGGAGCGCGACGCGGTGGGCGATGCCTGCTCCCGCTTTTTCACCAGCGAGGGGGCGATTGCCGCGCCGAGCGTAGATGAGCGCACCGTGGGCATCAGCTTGTCCGATTTGGCGGCCCGCCCCGTGCGGATCCTCGTCGCCGGCGGGCTATCGAAGGTGGAGGCGATCGCGGCCGCACTGCGCATGGGCCTTGCTACGCACCTAGTGATCGATCATCACACCGCCTGCGCGATCCTCGAGCGTTAA